A window of the Ostrea edulis chromosome 1, xbOstEdul1.1, whole genome shotgun sequence genome harbors these coding sequences:
- the LOC125682866 gene encoding uncharacterized protein LOC125682866 translates to MSHENIKDFGKSVYGKAPGIVFSYHGDDEKEDQVQKRPEQDENKSKYITAPKAPLRASFGNISVASLKRSLKEQLVEKEKKMEHESKCLTDQSQTPPIPNHGRVFDNQILSAGSSLYSKRKTSVVKNTDHVQTKASREKVNLNKSVTIKKPLLDDLSGVSVKDLSTNLIRLKLKRDREAERPISDQGDIEEHESSEFPHEHCLSCFHKNCNEMKDCPLVKCKNKCDEAIFHRCKQREHDEMCKHTIISCINKTIGCRMEMPRHKLWYHLKHCTKMTETVLRYPSFNCHRHSGDYQQALSPNRPTVKHKDIHEHCLHCHKISCSEEPECMIKRCSNKGCSMKLHACKIKDHKRICLFKEIPCINKEYGCQYKISRILLTEHLRTCPVMNFKALGLPPYNILQNINEQSHHCENCYNSNCTVLVDKNCMMKECDCGALLHACKWEDHYENTCPAFVMYCINFDAGCKMILTRGMLTTHLFHCPAMNWEQRKQLQSEEDLVKSDYPNINTELESTVNLDSDEHVYEKLPKRKKKGRKNCRVM, encoded by the coding sequence ATGTCGCATGAGaatatcaaagattttggtAAATCAGTGTACGGGAAAGCTCCTGGTATAGTGTTCAGTTATCACGGAGACGATGAGAAAGAAGATCAGGTTCAAAAACGACCTGAGCAGGATGAAAACAAATCTAAATACATTACTGCGCCTAAAGCGCCCCTTCGTGCTTCCTTTGGAAATATTTCTGTTGCAAGCCTAAAGCGGAGTTTGAAAGAGCAACttgtggaaaaagaaaaaaagatggAGCACGAATCAAAGTGTCTTACGGATCAAAGTCAAACACCGCCAATACCAAACCATGGAAGAGTGTTTGATAACCAGATACTCTCTGCAGGTTCGTCGCTAtattctaaaaggaaaaccagtGTTGTAAAGAACACTGACCATGTTCAAACTAAAGCAAGCCGAGAAAAGGTTAATTTGAACAAGTCTGTGACGATAAAGAAACCCTTGTTGGACGATCTGAGTGGGGTTTCCGTTAAGGACTTATCTACTAACTTAATCAGACTCAAATTGAAGAGAGATAGAGAGGCAGAAAGACCCATTAGTGATCAGGGAGATATTGAAGAACATGAGTCATCCGAATTTCCTCATGAGCATTGTTTATCCTGTTTTCACAAGAATTGCAACGAAATGAAAGATTGCCCTCTGGTGAAATGCAAGAATAAGTGTGATGAAGCTATTTTTCATAGGTGCAAACAACGAGAACATGATGAAATGTGTAAACATACTATCATTTCTTGTATCAACAAAACTATCGGATGCCGGATGGAAATGCCGAGACACAAGCTCTGGTATCACCTAAAGCATTGCACTAAAATGACGGAAACAGTCTTAAGGTATCCAAGCTTCAATTGCCATCGACACTCTGGTGACTATCAGCAAGCGCTTTCTCCTAACAGACCAACTGTAAAACATAAGGACATACACGAACATTGTCTCCATTGTCACAAAATCAGCTGCTCAGAGGAGCCAGAGTGCATGATCAAACGATGTTCTAACAAAGGGTGCTCGATGAAATTACATGCATGTAAAATCAAAGATCACAAACGAATTTGTCTATTTAAGGAAATTCCCTGCATCAATAAAGAATATGGATGCCAATATAAAATTTCCAGAATACTTCTTACAGAACATTTACGTACTTGTCCAGTCATGAATTTTAAAGCTTTGGGTCTACCCCCATATAATATTTTGCAGAATATCAACGAGCAAAGCCACCATTGTGAAAACTGCTACAACAGTAACTGTACAGTTCTCGTGGACAAAAATTGCATGATGAAGGAATGTGATTGTGGTGCTCTTCTGCATGCTTGTAAGTGGGAAGACCATTATGAAAACACATGCCCCGCATTCGTCATGTACTGCATAAATTTCGACGCAGGGTGCAAGATGATCCTCACCCGTGGCATGCTAACAACACATCTTTTCCACTGCCCCGCTATGAATTGGGAACAACGAAAACAGTTACAAAGCGAGGAAGACTTAGTAAAATCCGATTATCCTAACATCAACACAGAATTAGAATCCACGGTCAACCTTGATTCAGATGAACATGTTTATGAAAAATTGCCAAAACGTAAGAAAAAAGGCAGAAAAAACTGCAGAGTAATGTAA
- the LOC125676025 gene encoding uncharacterized protein LOC125676025 codes for MYVLILFSGILAFRLGYSMIEEMTTPGDVEDCFNSYYRKTDVQRSIGAKIYWKCMQRAACNRAMLNQGSNMTAEETHFIESFLPPPQVFFGDGIDVFHPNSEHRWRKEYRMMTEKERHAYHHAVNMLKRLRLGKSNRYDVIAALHEGAIINSAHEGPNFMGWHRIYLIVFENALRQIVPGVTIPYFAGDFDEPLRDSTQSVLFCEKFFGNGNGVVTSGPYANWSTPSGPLVRNYGDDGELWTTEGIQRILNKTRNAEIIAPNAEEEDNLEDQHGGIHNWIGGGNGQIAELETSSQDPVFFSLHAYVDYIWEKFRERQASFGIDPAKDYPKDYGEPVHHPLRLTGFATLRNIDGYSHGLASLVSYKPKPTCTKQMPHCGSPYLRCDTKSNPPRCISKTIASLSRQSNSDDEECNTTATDNAVQNRFSCDGTQDIRQWVYIPVEIICVRPPEKKMYKSYPVFNGNLYRRGDIYAPKTYGMEDVLKTDRLAKYSRCRDETDRNAGRVTIQSRGLNYKGIYAEFALMDTRLAMSNSMAYIAVKNPDNGVSEVMLSARDSCGRICKAYCKNNAPGSSEYRPCNGVIRVTSRTPKLYGRHYGENVYEMWNLPLGENCPSIKKTEVSIKFFCDFKNDWPWQSELVLQRKLMGHSRSPMQNMPNQQMIMPSMVRGIVHENRIPHLQQEFIRDNRKMPGCFLGHNCVVAGRCKPCLNGEKLQCLNTHINFAVCNNGAYVIRRCIGRSHIKGQSLVCVGDMYRKQFLY; via the exons atgtatgttttaatattattttctgGAATTCTGGCATTTCGCTTGGGATATTCAATGATTGAAGAAATGACGACGCCCGGCGATGTGGAGGACTGTTTTAATAGTTACTACAGAAAGACGGATGTACAACGCAGCATTGGCGCCAAAATTTACTGGAAATGTATGCAAAGAGCAGCATGCAACCGAGCCATGTTGAATCAGGGTAGCAATATGACTGCGGAGGAGACacatttcattgaaagtttTCTCCCCCCTCCACAGGTGTTTTTTGGGGACGGGATAGATGTTTTTCATCCTAATTCTGAGCACAGATGGAGGAAGGAGTACCGAATGATGACGGAAAAGGAGAGGCACGCTTACCACCATGCCGTCAATATGTTAAAACGACTTCGG ctaGGTAAATCCAACAGATATGACGTCATAGCGGCTCTCCATGAAGGCGCCATTATAAATTCTGCACATGAAGGACCAAACTTCATGGGTTGGCATAGAATTTACCTCATAGT GTTTGAAAACGCGCTAAGACAGATAGTACCGGGTGTCACGATCCCATATTTTGCCGGTGATTTTGATGAACCATTGAGAGACTCAACGCAATCTGTATTGTTCTGCGAAAAATTCTTCGGAAACGGAAATGGTGTGGTGACATCAGGACCTTATGCAAACTGGTCAACTCCATCCGGGCCACTTGTTCGTAACTACGGCGACGACGGGGAATTATGGACAACCGAGGGAATACAAAGAATTCTGAATAAAACAAGGAACGCTGAAATCATTGCACCGAACGCGGAGGAGGAGGATAATCTAGAGGATCAACATGGCGGGATTCACAACTGGATAGGGGGAGGAAACGGACAGATTGCTGAGCTAGAAACTTCCTCTCAAGATCCCGTGTTTTTCAGTCTCCATGCTTACGTGGATTATATTTGGGAAAAGTTCAGAGAGAGACAAGCTAGTTTTGGAATTGACCCTGCAAAAGATTACCCCAAGGATTACGGCGAACCGGTGCATCATCCGTTGAGACTTACAGGATTCGCCACATTGAGGAATATTGACGGCTATTCTCATGGCCTTGCATCTTTGGTTAGTTACAAACCAAAACCTACTTGTACCAAACAAATGCCGCATTGCGGATCACCGTACTTACGATGTGATACAAAAAGCAATCCTCCGAGATGCATATCGAAAACTATAGCAAGCCTTTCTAGACAGAGCAATTCCGACGACGAAGAGTGCAACACAACAGCAACAGACAATGCTGTTCAGAACCGCTTCAGTTGCGACGGAACTCAAGATATTAGACAGTGGGTGTACATTCCCGTGGAAATCATATGTGTACGTCCACCCGAGAAGAAAATGTACAAGTCTTACCCTGTCTTTAATGGAAACCTGTACCGACGCGGTGATATCTACGCACCCAAAACGTATGGAATGGAAGATGTACTTAAAACCGATCGCTTAGCAAAATATTCGCGATGCAGGGATGAGACAGACAGAAATGCGGGTCGTGTTACAATTCAGTCACGTGGTCTAAATTATAAAGGTATATATGCTGAATTTGCACTTATGGATACAAGGTTAGCAATGTCCAATTCAATGGCATATATAGCTGTTAAAAATCCTGACAATGGTGTATCAGAAGTTATGCTGTCTGCTCGCGATTCATGCGGCAGGATTTGTAAAGCATACTGCAAAAACAACGCACCTGGAAGTTCGGAGTACAGACCCTGCAATGGCGTCATAAGAGTGACATCACGGACACCAAAATTATATGGAAGACATTATGGTGAAAACGTCTACGAAATGTGGAATCTACCGCTTGGTGAAAATTGTCCATCAATCAAAAAGACCGAAGTCTCCATTAAATTTTTTTGTGACTTTAAAAATGACTGGCCTTGGCAGAGTGAGCTTGTGTTACAGCGAAAGTTGATGGGTCACTCAAGATCACCAATGCAAAATATGCCAAATCAGCAGATGATTATGCCATCAATGGTGCGAGGAATTGTGCATGAAAATCGCATACCACATTTACAGCAAGAATTTATCAGGGATAATCGAAAAATGCCTG GATGTTTCTTGGGACATAATTGTGTTGTGGCTGGACGCTGTAAGCCTTGTCTAAATGGTGAGAAACTCCAGTGTCTAAACACACACATTAATTTTGCCGTGTGCAACAATGGTGCGTATGTGATTCGACGCTGCATAGGACGATCTCATATCAAAGGTCAATCGCTTGTGTGTGTAGGTGACATGTACAGAAAACAGTTTTTGTACTGA
- the LOC125682806 gene encoding small conductance calcium-activated potassium channel protein 2-like isoform X3: protein MSGNTVVEDPGIPLVNRRNGKYHKYVEEDIQSTSTGTTVMSSKFDNISYRLSRRKVLLRYRTIIVNFEFSCALLGIIFMLVETELFFQGVITKSSVVSIVLKSCISVTTLFLLIGVIAYHITGIQLCMTDNSLEDWRLAVTFPWTYLKILLEIGVCIIHPIPGNISVSAIDPNGKSMDVSIDAILSILMLMRVYLLSKFMVVHSKLLTSTATQSLGALNKVKINSTFVFKALMSSMPGTVLVVIMLAILVVNSWAMRTCEAYYHPDAKNSNFFNDMWMIAITFLTVGYGDLYPNTYCGRFVSVATGLMGVGTTALLVAVLAQKLEQSRAEKYVHNFVTRAQLDKERKIAAADTIKYVLQLWRMKKNNENNSRKRIRLHGKLLQAIAAMREAKNEKASIGETAIGFIEIAKSVNDIVDLSESLQETQSELQIKMSDMDSTMKEMQTKMDAIYSAVVKR from the coding sequence ATGAGTGGTAATACTGTGGTGGAAGACCCGGGGATACCTTTAGTGAACAGAAGAAACGGGAAATACCACAAATACGTGGAGGAGGACATCCAAAGCACGAGTACTGGCACCACTGTCATGTCGTCCAAATTTGACAACATCAGTTACCGTCTGAGTAGAAGGAAAGTTTTACTTCGTTACAGGACAATCATTGTCAACTTTGAGTTCTCTTGCGCCCTTTTAGGAATCATATTCATGCTGGTGGAGACTGAGCTATTTTTCCAAGGCGTGATTACCAAGTCTTCAGTTGTGTCTATCGTTCTCAAGTCGTGTATTTCCGTGACAACGCTCTTTCTTTTGATCGGTGTTATTGCGTACCATATAACTGGAATACAGTTGTGTATGACGGACAATAGCTTAGAGGATTGGAGGTTAGCCGTTACCTTTCCGTGGACGTACTTAAAAATCTTACTTGAAATAGGTGTTTGTATCATACACCCTATTCCTGGGAACATTTCAGTTTCTGCAATTGATCCCAATGGAAAATCCATGGATGTTTCCATTGACGCCATCTTGTCGATTCTCATGCTAATGAGAGTGTATTTGCTAAGTAAATTCATGGTGGTTCATAGCAAACTATTAACAAGTACGGCCACACAAAGCTTAGGCGCTTTGAACAAGGTaaaaataaattcaacatttgtatTCAAGGCACTAATGTCTTCAATGCCAGGAACGGTACTGGTAGTGATAATGCTTGCCATTTTGGTCGTAAATTCTTGGGCCATGCGCACATGCGAAGCATACTACCACCCAGACGCCAAAAATTCTAATTTCTTTAATGACATGTGGATGATTGCAATAACTTTCCTAACAGTGGGTTATGGAGACTTGTATCCCAATACTTACTGCGGGAGATTCGTTTCCGTAGCAACGGGTTTAATGGGCGTTGGAACAACGGCTCTTCTTGTCGCTGTTCTTGCGCAGAAATTGGAGCAATCACGCGCAGAAAAATACGTCCACAATTTTGTCACCAGGGCACAATTGGACAAAGAGAGAAAAATCGCCGCAGCTGACACGATCAAATACGTACTACAGTTATGGAGAATGAAGAAGAATAATGAGAATAATAGTCGAAAACGAATTCGATTACACGGGAAGTTGCTGCAGGCAATAGCTGCTATGAGGGAAGCGAAGAATGAGAAGGCTTCTATAGGGGAAACTGCGATTGGGTTTATTGAAATTGCAAAAAGTGTTAATGACATCGTGGATCTTTCAGAGTCGCTTCAGGAAACTCAATCTGAACTTCAAATAAAAATGTCAGATATGGACTCCACAATGAAGGAAATGCAGACTAAAATGGATGCCATTTACAGTGCAGTCGTGAAACGATGA
- the LOC125682806 gene encoding small conductance calcium-activated potassium channel protein 2-like isoform X2 yields the protein MNGHITKPPPNENRMSGNTVVEDPGIPLVNRRNGKYHKYVEEDIQSTSTGTTVMSSKFDNISYRLSRRKVLLRYRTIIVNFEFSCALLGIIFMLVETELFFQGVITKSSVVSIVLKSCISVTTLFLLIGVIAYHITGIQLCMTDNSLEDWRLAVTFPWTYLKILLEIGVCIIHPIPGNISVSAIDPNGKSMDVSIDAILSILMLMRVYLLSKFMVVHSKLLTSTATQSLGALNKVKINSTFVFKALMSSMPGTVLVVIMLAILVVNSWAMRTCEAYYHPDAKNSNFFNDMWMIAITFLTVGYGDLYPNTYCGRFVSVATGLMGVGTTALLVAVLAQKLEQSRAEKYVHNFVTRAQLDKERKIAAADTIKYVLQLWRMKKNNENNSRKRIRLHGKLLQAIAAMREAKNEKASIGETAIGFIEIAKSVNDIVDLSESLQETQSELQIKMSDMDSTMKEMQTKMDAIYSAVVKR from the exons ATGAATGGACATATTACAAAACCTCCCCCCAATGAG aaTAGAATGAGTGGTAATACTGTGGTGGAAGACCCGGGGATACCTTTAGTGAACAGAAGAAACGGGAAATACCACAAATACGTGGAGGAGGACATCCAAAGCACGAGTACTGGCACCACTGTCATGTCGTCCAAATTTGACAACATCAGTTACCGTCTGAGTAGAAGGAAAGTTTTACTTCGTTACAGGACAATCATTGTCAACTTTGAGTTCTCTTGCGCCCTTTTAGGAATCATATTCATGCTGGTGGAGACTGAGCTATTTTTCCAAGGCGTGATTACCAAGTCTTCAGTTGTGTCTATCGTTCTCAAGTCGTGTATTTCCGTGACAACGCTCTTTCTTTTGATCGGTGTTATTGCGTACCATATAACTGGAATACAGTTGTGTATGACGGACAATAGCTTAGAGGATTGGAGGTTAGCCGTTACCTTTCCGTGGACGTACTTAAAAATCTTACTTGAAATAGGTGTTTGTATCATACACCCTATTCCTGGGAACATTTCAGTTTCTGCAATTGATCCCAATGGAAAATCCATGGATGTTTCCATTGACGCCATCTTGTCGATTCTCATGCTAATGAGAGTGTATTTGCTAAGTAAATTCATGGTGGTTCATAGCAAACTATTAACAAGTACGGCCACACAAAGCTTAGGCGCTTTGAACAAGGTaaaaataaattcaacatttgtatTCAAGGCACTAATGTCTTCAATGCCAGGAACGGTACTGGTAGTGATAATGCTTGCCATTTTGGTCGTAAATTCTTGGGCCATGCGCACATGCGAAGCATACTACCACCCAGACGCCAAAAATTCTAATTTCTTTAATGACATGTGGATGATTGCAATAACTTTCCTAACAGTGGGTTATGGAGACTTGTATCCCAATACTTACTGCGGGAGATTCGTTTCCGTAGCAACGGGTTTAATGGGCGTTGGAACAACGGCTCTTCTTGTCGCTGTTCTTGCGCAGAAATTGGAGCAATCACGCGCAGAAAAATACGTCCACAATTTTGTCACCAGGGCACAATTGGACAAAGAGAGAAAAATCGCCGCAGCTGACACGATCAAATACGTACTACAGTTATGGAGAATGAAGAAGAATAATGAGAATAATAGTCGAAAACGAATTCGATTACACGGGAAGTTGCTGCAGGCAATAGCTGCTATGAGGGAAGCGAAGAATGAGAAGGCTTCTATAGGGGAAACTGCGATTGGGTTTATTGAAATTGCAAAAAGTGTTAATGACATCGTGGATCTTTCAGAGTCGCTTCAGGAAACTCAATCTGAACTTCAAATAAAAATGTCAGATATGGACTCCACAATGAAGGAAATGCAGACTAAAATGGATGCCATTTACAGTGCAGTCGTGAAACGATGA
- the LOC125682806 gene encoding small conductance calcium-activated potassium channel protein 2-like isoform X1, with translation MEKYLDTRLRIREIFRSAINRMSGNTVVEDPGIPLVNRRNGKYHKYVEEDIQSTSTGTTVMSSKFDNISYRLSRRKVLLRYRTIIVNFEFSCALLGIIFMLVETELFFQGVITKSSVVSIVLKSCISVTTLFLLIGVIAYHITGIQLCMTDNSLEDWRLAVTFPWTYLKILLEIGVCIIHPIPGNISVSAIDPNGKSMDVSIDAILSILMLMRVYLLSKFMVVHSKLLTSTATQSLGALNKVKINSTFVFKALMSSMPGTVLVVIMLAILVVNSWAMRTCEAYYHPDAKNSNFFNDMWMIAITFLTVGYGDLYPNTYCGRFVSVATGLMGVGTTALLVAVLAQKLEQSRAEKYVHNFVTRAQLDKERKIAAADTIKYVLQLWRMKKNNENNSRKRIRLHGKLLQAIAAMREAKNEKASIGETAIGFIEIAKSVNDIVDLSESLQETQSELQIKMSDMDSTMKEMQTKMDAIYSAVVKR, from the exons ATGGAGAAGTATTTGGATACTCGACTTAGGATTCGGGAAATATTCAGATCAGCTATA aaTAGAATGAGTGGTAATACTGTGGTGGAAGACCCGGGGATACCTTTAGTGAACAGAAGAAACGGGAAATACCACAAATACGTGGAGGAGGACATCCAAAGCACGAGTACTGGCACCACTGTCATGTCGTCCAAATTTGACAACATCAGTTACCGTCTGAGTAGAAGGAAAGTTTTACTTCGTTACAGGACAATCATTGTCAACTTTGAGTTCTCTTGCGCCCTTTTAGGAATCATATTCATGCTGGTGGAGACTGAGCTATTTTTCCAAGGCGTGATTACCAAGTCTTCAGTTGTGTCTATCGTTCTCAAGTCGTGTATTTCCGTGACAACGCTCTTTCTTTTGATCGGTGTTATTGCGTACCATATAACTGGAATACAGTTGTGTATGACGGACAATAGCTTAGAGGATTGGAGGTTAGCCGTTACCTTTCCGTGGACGTACTTAAAAATCTTACTTGAAATAGGTGTTTGTATCATACACCCTATTCCTGGGAACATTTCAGTTTCTGCAATTGATCCCAATGGAAAATCCATGGATGTTTCCATTGACGCCATCTTGTCGATTCTCATGCTAATGAGAGTGTATTTGCTAAGTAAATTCATGGTGGTTCATAGCAAACTATTAACAAGTACGGCCACACAAAGCTTAGGCGCTTTGAACAAGGTaaaaataaattcaacatttgtatTCAAGGCACTAATGTCTTCAATGCCAGGAACGGTACTGGTAGTGATAATGCTTGCCATTTTGGTCGTAAATTCTTGGGCCATGCGCACATGCGAAGCATACTACCACCCAGACGCCAAAAATTCTAATTTCTTTAATGACATGTGGATGATTGCAATAACTTTCCTAACAGTGGGTTATGGAGACTTGTATCCCAATACTTACTGCGGGAGATTCGTTTCCGTAGCAACGGGTTTAATGGGCGTTGGAACAACGGCTCTTCTTGTCGCTGTTCTTGCGCAGAAATTGGAGCAATCACGCGCAGAAAAATACGTCCACAATTTTGTCACCAGGGCACAATTGGACAAAGAGAGAAAAATCGCCGCAGCTGACACGATCAAATACGTACTACAGTTATGGAGAATGAAGAAGAATAATGAGAATAATAGTCGAAAACGAATTCGATTACACGGGAAGTTGCTGCAGGCAATAGCTGCTATGAGGGAAGCGAAGAATGAGAAGGCTTCTATAGGGGAAACTGCGATTGGGTTTATTGAAATTGCAAAAAGTGTTAATGACATCGTGGATCTTTCAGAGTCGCTTCAGGAAACTCAATCTGAACTTCAAATAAAAATGTCAGATATGGACTCCACAATGAAGGAAATGCAGACTAAAATGGATGCCATTTACAGTGCAGTCGTGAAACGATGA